In one Roseburia intestinalis L1-82 genomic region, the following are encoded:
- a CDS encoding DegV family protein — MSVRIIVDSASDLTKERADALNLDYMPLKTIFGETEYLDGVTISHKEFYEKLIECGTIPTTSQVSPHDFEAKFKEVKEAGDTAVVICLSSLLSGTYQSAHIALDGYEDCITLVDSLNVCLGEQILVLYAVKLRDEGLSAKEIAEKLEEKKKDVCVLAVFDTLEYLKQGGRISKTAAWAGNILSIKPVIAIEKGEVAILGKARGSKNGNNILIQEVKNKNGIDFSMPYMLGYSGLDDSLLRKYIADSADLWTGQTKELPISTIGSTIGTHAGPGAICVSFFHNA; from the coding sequence ATGAGTGTACGAATTATTGTTGATTCCGCATCTGATCTCACAAAGGAACGTGCGGATGCATTAAATCTTGATTATATGCCTTTAAAAACAATTTTTGGCGAAACGGAATATTTAGACGGTGTTACCATTTCCCATAAAGAATTTTATGAAAAACTGATCGAATGTGGAACAATCCCGACGACCAGCCAGGTATCTCCACATGATTTTGAAGCAAAATTCAAAGAAGTAAAAGAAGCCGGCGATACCGCCGTTGTGATCTGTCTGTCCTCTCTTTTATCCGGTACATACCAGAGTGCACACATTGCGCTTGATGGCTATGAGGACTGTATTACATTAGTTGACAGTTTAAATGTATGTCTGGGCGAACAGATCCTTGTCCTTTATGCCGTAAAGCTGCGCGATGAGGGGCTTTCTGCGAAAGAAATCGCCGAAAAACTCGAAGAGAAAAAGAAAGATGTCTGTGTCTTAGCCGTCTTTGATACCCTTGAGTATTTAAAACAGGGCGGACGCATCTCAAAGACTGCCGCTTGGGCGGGAAATATTTTATCCATCAAGCCTGTCATCGCCATTGAAAAAGGTGAGGTTGCGATCTTAGGAAAGGCCAGAGGATCGAAAAACGGAAATAACATCCTGATCCAGGAAGTGAAAAATAAAAACGGTATCGATTTTTCCATGCCGTATATGTTAGGCTACAGCGGGCTCGACGACTCACTGCTCCGGAAGTATATTGCGGACAGCGCAGATCTCTGGACCGGACAGACAAAAGAGCTGCCAATCAGCACGATTGGGAGTACGATCGGTACACATGCGGGACCGGGAGCCATCTGTGTGTCGTTTTTCCATAATGCTTAA
- the hpf gene encoding ribosome hibernation-promoting factor, HPF/YfiA family yields MRIKITGRNIELTDGIKDAVEDKLNKLEKYFTPDTDVYVTLSVEKERQKVEVTIPMKGNYIRSEQVSNDMYVSIDLVEEVIERQLKKYRTKLVTKQQSAASVFKQDFLDAASDDDEEIKIIRSKKFDMKPMYPEDACVQMELLGHDFFVFINAETEDVNVVYKRKGNTYGLIEPEY; encoded by the coding sequence ATGAGAATCAAGATTACAGGAAGAAACATTGAATTAACCGATGGTATCAAAGATGCAGTGGAGGACAAGTTAAACAAATTAGAGAAATACTTCACTCCGGACACAGATGTCTATGTAACACTGAGCGTAGAGAAGGAACGCCAGAAAGTGGAAGTTACGATTCCAATGAAAGGAAACTATATTCGTTCTGAACAGGTCAGCAATGATATGTATGTATCAATTGATCTGGTAGAAGAGGTTATTGAGCGTCAGTTAAAGAAATATAGAACGAAACTGGTTACGAAACAGCAGAGCGCAGCATCCGTTTTCAAACAGGATTTCCTGGATGCAGCATCAGACGATGATGAAGAGATCAAGATCATCCGTTCTAAGAAGTTCGATATGAAGCCGATGTATCCGGAAGATGCATGTGTACAGATGGAGTTATTAGGACATGACTTCTTCGTATTTATCAATGCTGAGACCGAAGATGTCAACGTTGTATACAAGAGAAAAGGCAACACATACGGATTGATCGAACCGGAATACTAA